The genomic stretch tttagcACACAAAGCAATACACACAAATAGTTTCAGTGACGTAGACAAAAAGCAGTAGGAGGCGTGTTCAAGGGGGAAGGGGGGGCAGGTTCAGTTCGTGAAAATGTCCAGATGTAGTGGTGGTCACGTGTCCTTGAGCCCCAGCTCAGACAGGGGAGGTGCAACAGGTCTCCATGACGACCATTCCTTCTGGAGGAGTTGAAACTATCAGCAGCCAAGGCCACTGATAGCTggggcagccaaaacagataaagTTCAGCTTGTTAGAATCAGAGATGTGAGCTGAATTTTGAGCTAATAGTCCCTCTGATTCTGATAAACCAGGGCACCACCTAATCCAATCAGCAGAAAGCCCACGATCATAAATCCAAATAGGTATACATCTTCGATGTCCTCAATGGAGAGAGGCGCCAGACATACCATGCGCCACCtctcccatccatccatggcaTATCCAGCCAGCGTCATTCCATCAGGACAGGAGGGCTCCCCCATGCCCAAACGTCTACTTGAGAATACGGTGTCAATAGCGTTGAGAGACCAGCTGATCAATTCCATTTCTGATTTGTAATTCGAAGAGCGGCGTTAGAGAGACCGGGGGTAGACAGGACAAGACCAGAGAAGCGAGCAGGAGAGATAAGGAgcggagagggagaaaatgcgGCCGCCTCCcacaagagcaagagagagaaagcattaGTGGTGTCAGTGTAAACACACGACTAATCTGAAAtggttttaaacatttaatttaaaataaattaatgactgTATCAAATTTGACCATGACTTAATTGACTATTAGCTCagacaaaattaaacaaagggTCTGGACCTGACCTGATCCGGCCAGAGATGCTTAAATACAGCAATGCGAAGCTTCAGATGAATTTTAAATACTGGTGAATTCCCTGAAATCTGGAATTAAGGCATAATCACTGCCATCTTcaaaaatgaagataaataTTGATCCAGCAAACTAAAGGTCTTCTGTAACAAAATCAATCACAGGATTCTAAATTTTATATAAGTTCCAGATAATCAATAAATCACAAATTAGAGTCTTATCAAAACATAGAACATCAGATCAGATCATCTACACACCCTCCAAACCCTGATAAAAAATCAAGTCCATGACAGATTTTGTGGGATTTTAAAAAGGCTTTtgacacaaaaatgttttaaattaatccAGAGTGGTGTCGAGAGTCGAGTACAGCATCATAAAATCAGTGCACAGTAACACACAATGCTGTGTAAAAGTTGACACAAAAAGAACAGAATGTTTTAAAGAAAGTAAAAGGTAAAGCAAGGCTCCAACcttatttaataaatgaattgaCCAACTACAGGATTCAGCTGCTCCTGGACCTGCTCTAGACGACCAAGAAATCAAATGCTTACTTTACGCAGATGATTTCATGATCTTAGCACCAACAGCAGATGCACTCCAATAGAATCTGTCCATCCTAGAGAGTTACTGTAAAGATTAGGCCCTTAAAGTGAATATGGATAAAACAAATGTTATTACTTCACAGAATAAACCTAGATTATAGGGGAATAAACACCTGTTCTTTCTTGGTGATATTTAAATTTCTCACATCAGCAACTACACGTATTGGGTGAGCTGTTAACCTCAACGGGAAATGTCAAATCAGCAATCATATCCCTGACAGAGAAATCTCATGTGGCTTATTGCGCAATCAGAAAAACCTGCTTCCACTGCCGATCTGGAGAGATAGAAACTGAGGGTCACTTCCTCCTCTCATGCACAAATACAGCAACATCAGAGACTCCTTACTGCCTCCTAAAGTCACCCACACAATCCCCCCATTCTTTGGAGGAGGAGAGTGTGTTGGTCTTCAGCAGCAGTATTTACTTGTTCTGTTGCTGTTACCTATTGCAAGCTTTGATTCAGAGAAGAGCCTGAGTATAACCTCAAACCAAACCAACTGTGGGAATTAGGCCAAATCAAagtcccattcttaatccagaGACACTGTAGCaattaaaatatcatatttactttaaaccagtggttctcaaactgtcaGCCCATGTGGAGGTCATATTCTGTACCTCGTGTTCCTGTCTTCTTCAGGTGCTTTAGCAGACCTCGAGTCACGGTGATCAGACTCCAGAGTGAAGAGGAATATAACGGGTTCTACACAaaactacacacttaaaaataatgtttttcaaaggtttttttgtaatgaaaacatttctgtatagagccctgaacacttgaaggacCTTCTGCTTGATTATAAGGTGTGAATTGTGAatgggttcttcagactgatgaagaatgtgctatagatgattctatatggcaccttttagaaaagggttctatacggcaatGAAAAGGGTTCCTCTATTGTtacgctctgtgtgtgtctgtgaaccacattttttttctggtcaAACAGCTATTAagtaaagttaatttattttggtGACACCTGGCGTTGAGCGAGGTGaactcaggctcatgtgcagctgctcaagaGCATAACGCTTTCTTTTAAACGTTTCTATGACATATTTAAGCagaatgtaaaaatgaaatgtggGCAAAACCACGTTCCTAACTTCACTCATCAAAAGAGACGTCTTTAAATATTAAGACACAGTTTGTGTGTAACTTAGATAATATAATGCACCTTATTTTCAAATTAActtcttttattttctactCTTTTATGACCACTAACTATATCACTTACAACTTATACTATGTCCAAAGTTTTGCAGACACCCCTTTCAATGACTGGGTTTAGCTGCATTATTGCTGCACAGTTCAGTTGTTCCCATTCACTCTGTATAGGCCAaacctccacagaaaagcaggaaatgaaaagggatgttctggagcagctgcacatgagcctgtgCGCACCACACTTAAAGCAAAGCATCAGCAAGTGGAGTACAAAGGCTCGTTGCACTGGAGTGTGCAGCAGTGGATCTGAATTATGGGAATTTCCAAGTAGTGAAGGTTACTTTATTTTGCCttaaaatattagacaaatgTATTAAACATAGTCATCAACTTTAGGATGTTTCAGACTCAGCCTTAGACTCTGTAGAGAAGAGCTTTCTTTGTCACGGTGCCAGCAGCACTGAGGAAAACAATGCAAAACAGAGTGGGGCTGTTAACAACTCTAGACACTTAACATAACATTTCTGATTGAAAGTTGGTGTCTGATAAACCATTGGCTGACGCTAGAAGTGATTGTCAGTGTCTCCACCTCCTCATCACTCCCACTTATTGTCTGGGCTTGAGTTACATTAATGTAGGGAACATAACGGATACAggaagagggagtgaggggcagCGGGTAAGAACAGAAAGTAAAAATATCTTTGACCGCAGGAGCATTTacggaaggagagagagaagctgtttAACGCGGTAAGATAAACTGTCTTTATtaactgtgtacacatttaatGTCATTTATTAAAAGCTGAAACTCAAACCGCCTCAAACCTGTGCGTGTTATCAGTGTTAAAATAGTCGTATTCAGTGCTTAGCTCCTCTCTCGCAGTGACGGAGACGATCTGCCGTATCACACACCACTGTCAGAAAATGTTCCCAGTATTTAAACTACAGACAGCCAAATACGACACTTTAAATCCGTGTCCGAAAATGCTCCcagcattaaaaaataatcCGTCAGACATTTTGAAAGGCTAAATCCCTCTATCAGGCAGGAAAACCTAAAGAACACTGGAAAAGTAAAAGTGAATTGggtttatattttatacttgATCAGTGGCTCAGTCAACATAATGtactggaaaaacaaaagaggaaCTCTGTACTGCTGAAACAATGAACCCGTGACTCAAACCAGAAGTAATAGAAGTTTGCTGTCATTAGATCATTGTTTTAGTACATTAAACCACATTAAGCGTTTTAGACtcttccacattaaaatctTACAAAAAGCTGAATATCTTTAAGGCCACGGAAGTTGATGTCAGAACCATCACCGGTATTAAGCGCAGACTTGATGCTGTTGGAGTGGACTACAGAATGGTGCCAGGATGAAGGAGCAAAACCAATTCTGTACCCCACTCCgtgttttgtgtatgttttgctTGGATCTACGTCAGCTGCGTGGGAATCATAAACGTTGTACTGATGGCCACTGCTTTTTCTCTAAATATAATTATACAACTGTTTTACAGAACAAGTTACTTAGGCAATGTAAACACAGCGTTACTACTGTTGTTCTCATAAATCTCATAACTAACGTTCACTCTcgccgtctctctctctcgggcaCGAGCTCACAAACAGCTGCTGCTAGAGGTTTGGTACATTGTTGTCCCCCATCTTCCTCGCTTAATCCACACATTCATCTCTCAGGGTTGTTGAAGTTAGATAATGGAGGTGTTTTATCatctgagctgtgagctgcagTTTTCTTAGTTAAATGAACAATACCTTAGTATGACAAcaatgttccactgagctgtaacagggagaatagagcctctgtggctgctacactgggtcctctgctggtttactgTACTAAGAAACTTCTGAATCACAGGGTGGAGGACTCTCCTGAGAAATGCGTAACGCTTTACGGCACAAATCTCCTACGAGAAGAGTCTAGCTCGGTATTCCTGGTATAGAAGTTATATGGCAGAgagagtgatatatatatatttaaacataaggccTTAAATGCAGTAGAGACTATACATTTTACTCCTCCCTTAGTCCCTTGAACGTGCAAATGTAGACCAGATTCCTATTTGGAAAGGTTAAGAATCATATAGATCAGGGTCATACTCAAGAGCTGgcagagagaaaatagagagaaaatGGGAAGAGACAAGAGCGCGCTGAACACTGCTGACAcctctctcacgggatccttaagaaccagtaagacactgtttctgtaaataaagatgtattcacacctttaaccgtgtctgcagAGAtacttttccatcacctgtcttcacaatacagcaaatagattatatatatatatatatatatatatatatatatatatatatatatatagagagagagagagagagagagagagagagagagagagaatgaacggTCATACAAGTGTTCATACTGGACTGGATTTACACAGtagaatacatcccaatctgtgtttcactgtctgcagtttgtacaaatacagttaaatgcATAGATATATCATCATTGTACACTTGCTTACATCtacattgtatatatttgtaaagccAAAGTCTcaggtttaaaatgtatttgtaaattgttgaatctgcgtttgtggatcaagtcactcagcTACATACAGACTTTGTAACCGATATTACCGATCAGGCTGAGGCTGAGGGTCTGGGTCAGGGCGGGTCACCTCTGTGCCCGAGCTGGTTCTGAAGGACCACGCCTCCTGTCCGATGAAGAGGGACTGACACGTGCGGAGCACCTCCGTCACCtggacaacaacaacacactcagTACTTGGGAACAGCGCAGTGCAGTGGTTTTTCAAAAGGCATTCTACAAAGCTCAGGTCCAGGAAAGAGGGCCctaatatgaaataaataaacactgattATGAATAAGTTCTTAAGATAAAACACTGAGTATATTGTTACAAACAGAATGAATAGCTGCtttctctgtttatttacaacttTTAAACTGTCCCCGACTCTTTTGGAAGTGAGGTTTGTACAAGAgcaggtgtgttagtgtttactAGAACACGCTGAACCCACCTCAACACCTCCAGATGTTTTACAGCTGTGTTCCTCGGTAAACGCGCAGGACGCCACTCGCGTCAGGAGACCGTCAACTCgctaaaaaagaaacaacagcaacagcTCAGCTCCTTACACCAGCTTCACAGCGTGAGTCGAGCTCCATCAAAAGACCAGGCTGAAGTGAACATAGACACGTCTGAGAGATCTCACCTGGGCAAGGGTGACCCTCGCGGTGAATGCGGTCCAAACAGGGCACTGTAAGAGAAGTTCCGGTCGTCATATGGATGATATAAACTACGACTAGTGaaatgaatgagagaaaatgaaagaatggtGCTGGAGATGAGTGCAGTGGGAGGAGGTCTGGACCTTAGCCGATGGAATGAAAAAATCCTTGGTGTGAATCCACCAGTGATCTGCAAGTGCCCCCCGCGTGAGCTCAACATAGTGGAGCCTGACATGGACCCTCTGGAagacacacgaacacacacacacaggcaaataAGACCCTACAAAGCTACAGATGTGATTAACAACACCAGACAGGGGGTCTTGAACAGATAAAGGTGCACACCTTCTTGTCTGCACGGTGCCACTCTGTGCTGGAGAAATGCAGAGTCCAGAAATTCCTCTGCATTCCTCCATGAAGCCGAACGACCAGCCGCTCCAGAAAGAGCCTGGGACactgtgggggtggggggtggtgcaCATTAGAATGAACCACTACAAACAGGCTCAGAAGTTAAAGAGCTCATATGAACCTCATTCTCTCCATCGGTGACCACTGTTAGCGCCCTTTAGTGGTCCAGATACGCACCGTCCAAATATGAACAGTTAGTATTCACTCCTTTTTGTGGCGTCATACACCAACACATTACCATACATCCACCtattcagcctacagcagttaagccccgcccattcaCACTGAAGTTAAATGAGGAAACCAATGAGAACAGGGCtcacttaaatataaataattaacaatGAACCCAGTAGCTTCACTCACACTGTATGTGATCACAGGGCCCGAGGGGACCACAAGGGTCCCACCCTCCTCTGTGCGGAGCTGCAGTAAACAGAGAGTGAGGTAGAGATCAGTGTGTTCGTTATATTGAGTGGAGTTACTCCCAGCagtggtagtgtgtgtggatAGTGACCTCAGGCTGGTCTCCGGTGACCCGTCCGATGAAGCCGTCGTACAGATGACAGAAGACGTCGGGCTCCACCAGCTGGACAGCATCTCGCAGCCTCTGCTCCGGGTCTGAAACATGTTCCACACCTCACTGAAGCTGGAGCAGTTCCTCTGAGTCTGAGAACCTCTCTAAAGCACATGGACACTCTCTTTTTCACTTTGACCCAGACCTGAACATGACCAGCGTCTCCAGCCATAGACCCTCactgcagccattttgaagcttTCCGACAGCATTAACGTTGCCATGGAGACCACACGGtaaacatgtttacatttaaacacttaaacaaaaacaagacccctgtaaaataatatattcataataAAGTTATATTACGAGAATAAAGtctatttaaaattatttaataacgTTAATGTTCAAGAATAAAGTGAACatttttagaataaataaaaatttgagGAAGTTTTATTGTTGAAGCTGCGTTCTCAACAATTCTCAACAGTTGACCTGCTACTGTCATATTTCTCAAGAATGAAcgttaaaaaatgaataaaaccataAAGAATGAGCGCGCTGTGTAGAGGATTACACCGTCAGTGCCACTGTAAAGCTGCTTATTTGTAATTATCTGATTAATTTAGACTGTTGCAGAGGTGTTTGCTGATAACTATTTTCTTCATTCTGTGTTGTCTTCAGCAAAAGCGTAGTCTACGAAATAAAGGTACAatacttttaataaacagaCACAAGATGAAGGAGACACATGAAGCTGGAACTGTCCTTTTTCCACTGGAGGAGCAGGGACTGTGTTGTGGACGATGATAAATTGGGCAACATTAGGTTCTGACCAGCTTTAATGGACTCACTAGGTGTGTAACtgtgtcaaatcaaatcaaatcaaatttatttatatagcgcttttcacaactgttgttgtcacaaagcagcttcacagaattccagtaagacaaagatttgacatgaaatgtaaaaacaaatgtaaaaccctcaagtgagcaagccaggggcgacagtggcaaggaaaaactcccccagctgaggaagaaaccttgggaggaaccaaggctcacaaggggtgacccatcctcctctggtcaatctactggtgataatagttaatattccatgagaacttcagtgtagggacagcttcaaggcacttggtggttgctggagcgtgggcagctggtctgaagcgtggaggtcATCGACAGTCATCcgtcagtgtccagacagacaggtgggcagttgtttactcggaaagatgtaaagggatggaattagttttgaactgttttgtgtttgtaaagtagaaaatatgaaaatttccagagtgtggctaatgactccggcagatctgactatgacagctttaactaaaaggagagaaccaggaggacacacagacacgggagcatcctgaaacactggcatccctccgctccaccgtcaacaaacctgagtgatcgcgagaagcggcgggacgacagcaccagcgtctcagtttactataattccctgtgtccatggacccccccggatctgccgcctttatctatgggggagcattagctaccaaaagataaactaaacaaatgtgtttttagcctagatttgaagattgcgactgtgtctgagtcccgaacattttctggaagatcattccagagtctgggggctttataagaaaaggctcttcccccagctgaggccttctgaattctgggaacaattaaaaatccagtattctgtgatctgagtgaacgtggaggctcataataggaaattgtatcttgaagatattcaggagcaagcccatttagagctttatatgttaataacaaaattttgtagtcaatgcggaatttaacaggcagccaatgaagtgatgataaaactgggctgatatgttcaaattttctagttttagtgaggaccctagctgcagcattttgaactagttgaagttttctaaattgctgctggtgcatcctgacagtagtgcgttacagtagtcaagccttgaagtaataaaggcatgtactaatgtttctgcgtcctgaagggataaggcatttctaatcttagcaatattgcgaagatgtaaaaaagctgtcctagtgatactacctttgtgttgatcaaatgataaatccgggtcaattatgacaccaagattttttgctgctgaaccaggtttaattggagagtcagcgagatttaaaattaaatctgataatttatttcttgccacttttggacccaaaagcaggacctctgttttgttgctgtttagaaggaggaagttacgcaacatccagcctttcacgtcttttaaacagtcctctattttctttaatctgtgtttgtcattgggcttggctgaaatatacaattgtgtgtcgtctgcgtaacagtgaaagtcatggtttcttataactgtgcctagcggtaacatgtataatgtaaataataatggtcctaaaatagagccttgtggaattccaaatcttactttagaataatttgaatttagattgtttacttttacaaattgataacgttccgttaagtaagatttgaaccataaaggggctgtccctgtgattccaaccatgttttctaacctttctatgagaatattgtggtctattgtatcgaaggctgcgcttaggtcaagaagcaccaacagggatacgtggccttgatcagaggcaagaagaagatcatttgttatcttggctagagctgtctctgtactatgatgttgcctgaatccagattggaatttttcatatatatgattcttatgtagatatgaactaagttgttgggccacagctctttctaagatcttggacagaaatggcaaattagaaataggcctgtaattagatagtgtactagcatcaaaatttggtttcttgatcataggtttaataactgctagtttaaaagctttgggtacatggcccagactaagggatgagtttactatagttaaaagaggatcaataatagctggtagtatttctttgagcaactttgtgggaattgcatcaagtgtgcaagttgtacagtttgcggaggtgataatcttctctagttctaattgtgggagtgggtaaaaggtttcaagtctttcttttacagttatattatgttttatatctttcacatcgggtggcagccaggatggatttgatcctgtggcttgagtttgttgtctaatattctcaattttattattaaaaaagtccataaaatctttactggtgagagttgctggaattagttgttcagaacctgcttgattttttgtaattctagaaaacacactaaacaatgctctcggattatttttattattggagatcagcgaggccagatatgctgagcgagctttagtgagggcatttttatactctataaggctgtccttccaggcagaatggaacacttcaagcttggttaatcgccatttccgctctagttttcgtaatgtttgttttaaagtacgggtcttatcattataccatggtgcgagctttttctgtcttatacttttatgtttaagtggtgctaccttttctaaagtagatcgacaggtaatcagttagtacatctaggtccattgggtctgatggagttggaactggtgtcgatagttctggtaggttttctataaattgtagggcggtagatggttttattatatgccttgtagaatagcgagggttcctacatatattatggctaaaacgtagctcatatgaaattaagtaatgatcggagattgctgaggattgcggtaagatattaattttgtcaatgttaagacctagtgtcagaactaagtctaaagtgtgactgtagtagtgtgtaggccctgttacattttgagtaataccaatggagtctaagattgaggtaaatgccttttttagtgggtcactttccttctcaaaatggatattgaaatctcctacaattataactttatgattgcacaccactaggtttgtagcaaaatcgctgaattctttcagaaattctaagtaaggccctggtggtctgtaaatgttgcataataaaaatgcgtccttttttgtgaccggatttgttataatagtggagagaacctcaaaagaagagaaggtgtcacattgtttaagactaatttctagggtattttggtaaattacacatactccacctcctttgcctgatattcttgggctatgtgcataattatagcctaggggggtggcttcatttagtggtaaatattcatttggtctaacccacgtttccatgagacagaaaacattgaatttatgatcacttataatatcatttacgatgagtgcttttgagtttagtgatcttatgttgagtaacccaaattttagttctgaggtgttgctgctaggtgttgtgtatgatttaatattgattaggttgctgaaacaggctgattttgtttttctacttttacatttagttcgggggaaagacacagtctcaatacagttgaacctgggtgacgccttaagacagttcgcagacggtcggtttagcctgtctgtctgcggcctggtcccggctctggattgtcagcagctatctacactactctgctgactaactaaaagactatgtgctatgctgcaagaaagtaaggcagcaccctcccgcgtggggtggataccatccctacctataagaccaggcttgccctcaaaacgaaaccaattgtctataaagcccacttgattttcggaacaccacttggacatccagcagtttaacgcccaaagtctgctgtaagcttcgtcgccacgccgcattggtatggggccagagcagattacagcatcggacatcgtctgggccagtttaatcacctctgtaatattacccttagttacctcagactgccgcagacgaatatcattggcccctacatgaatgactaccctcgaatatctcctattagctaacagtctaaggttgccactaatatccggcgctctggctcccgataaacagctaactgttactgccggcgcccctaaaggagtagctaatttcacgtgtcaaacaatagagtctcctataaccagagcactcttaa from Hoplias malabaricus isolate fHopMal1 chromosome 2, fHopMal1.hap1, whole genome shotgun sequence encodes the following:
- the LOC136687409 gene encoding uncharacterized protein isoform X1; amino-acid sequence: MFQTRSRGCEMLSSWWSPTSSVICTTASSDGSPETSLRSLSTHTTTAGSNSTQYNEHTDLYLTLCLLQLRTEEGGTLVVPSGPVITYSCPRLFLERLVVRLHGGMQRNFWTLHFSSTEWHRADKKRVHVRLHYVELTRGALADHWWIHTKDFFIPSAKCPVWTAFTARVTLAQRVDGLLTRVASCAFTEEHSCKTSGGVEVTEVLRTCQSLFIGQEAWSFRTSSGTEVTRPDPDPQPQPDR
- the LOC136687409 gene encoding uncharacterized protein isoform X2 — protein: MQRNFWTLHFSSTEWHRADKKRVHVRLHYVELTRGALADHWWIHTKDFFIPSAKCPVWTAFTARVTLAQRVDGLLTRVASCAFTEEHSCKTSGGVEVTEVLRTCQSLFIGQEAWSFRTSSGTEVTRPDPDPQPQPDR